In Mus pahari unplaced genomic scaffold, PAHARI_EIJ_v1.1 scaffold_10063_1, whole genome shotgun sequence, one genomic interval encodes:
- the LOC110315670 gene encoding PRAME family member 12-like isoform X1 — protein MKYFFPLDISLSFAYLKGTMSFKDLPTLQQLARRSLLKDEALTISALQNLPLQFFPPLFKDAFTSKRPNILRRMVAAWPFPCLPVGALMETPHLETLKAVLDGLDLLMSQKDRPXRWNLQVLDLGDAHKDFWDGWAGLLHEVFSQDEFGKNQPMGNHPILGEKQTMIIKMNLSLMSRHLSKYLKYFYHWVKERKNVIQVICEKLEFGVIPAYNPMDVLEVFDAASIQELEINTRWDIYTLGLLAPGLGQMTNLQKLLFKEICIPLDRPRDLEMEAYCITEFFSQFSKLHKLQHLYLNDVYFLTDRLDQMLRCFESPLETLAITHCRLSESDMRYLSQCPSIHQLKHLDLSGVTFILSHPFLGSLLERLTATLQTLKLKGCMLMDWQISDLLPVLSQCSQLTEVDFVKNFLSMGILKKLLQHTANLTQLTLEKYPAPYEVYDDNDSVILDRFVQLCSELMDTLNCVRQSKQVYFVSKMYSYCWNFCIYNFVGNI, from the exons atgaaatatttttttcctttggatatTTCCTTATCATTTGCATATCTGAAAGGTACAATGAGCTTTAAGGACCTACCAACACTCCAGCAGCTGGCAAGAAGAAGCCTGCTGAAAGATGAAGCCTTGACCATCTCTGCTCTGCAGAACCTGCCCTTGCAGTTCTTCCCACCACTCTTCAAGGATGCGTTCACCAGCAAAAGACCTAACATCCTGAGGCGGATGGTGGCAGCATGGCCCTTCCCATGCCTTCCTGTGGGAGCCCTGATGGAGACTCCTCACCTGGAGACCCTGAAAGCTGTGCTTGATGGCCTTGATTTGCTAATGTCACAAAAGGATCGACCTAG NAGGTGGAACCTACAAGTGCTTGATTTGGGAGATGCCCACAAGGACTTCTGGGATGGTTGGGCTGGATTGCTTCATGAAGTTTTCTCTCAAGACGAATTTGGCAAGAACCAACCAATGGGAAATCATCCCATCCTAGGGGAGAAACAGACCATGATTATAAAGATGAACCTTTCCCTCATGTCCCGCCATCTCTCCAAatacctaaaatatttttatcattgggTCAAGGAGAGAAAAAATGTGATACAGGTGATCTGTGAGAAGTTGGAGTTTGGGGTCATTCCTGCCTATAACCCAATGGATGTCTTGGAGGTTTTTGATGCAGCTTCAATCCAGGAATTGGAAATAAACACACGCTGGGATATATATACCCTTGGATTGCTAGCGCCTGGCCTGGGTCAGATGACAAACCTCCAGAAACTACTTTTCAAGGAAATCTGCATACCTTTGGATAGGCCTAGGGACCTAGAGATGGAAGCCTATTGTATTACAGAGTTCTTTTCCCAGTTCTCCAAACTGCATAAGCTCCAGCATCTCTACTTGAATGATGTCTACTTCCTGACTGATCGCCTGGACCAAATGCTCAG gtGCTTTGAGAGTCCATTAGAGACTCTTGCTATCACTCACTGCAGACTCTCAGAATCAGATATGAGGTACCTGTCCCAGTGTCCAAGCATCCACCAGCTCAAACACCTGGACCTGAGTGGTGTCACCTTCATTTTAAGTCATCCATTCCTAGGAAGCCTGCTAGAAAGACTGACAGCTACTCTGCAGACATTAAAATTGAAGGGCTgtatgctcatggactggcaaaTCAGTGACCTCCTGCCTGTGCTAAGCCAGTGCTCCCAGCTCACTGAAGTCGATTTTGTGAAGAACTTCTTGTCCATGGGCATCCTGAAGAAGCTGCTACAGCATACTGCCAACCTCACACAGCTGACCCTGGAGAAGTACCCTGCCCCTTATGAGGTCTATGATGACAATGATAGTGTTATTCTGGACAGATTTGTACAGCTTTGTTCTGAGCTTATGGACACACTTAATTGTGTAAGGCAGTCAAAGCAGGTCTACTTTGTGAGTAAGATGTATTCATATTGTTGGAATTTCTGTATCTACAATTTTGTTGGGAATATATAA
- the LOC110315670 gene encoding PRAME family member 12-like isoform X2 — MSFKDLPTLQQLARRSLLKDEALTISALQNLPLQFFPPLFKDAFTSKRPNILRRMVAAWPFPCLPVGALMETPHLETLKAVLDGLDLLMSQKDRPXRWNLQVLDLGDAHKDFWDGWAGLLHEVFSQDEFGKNQPMGNHPILGEKQTMIIKMNLSLMSRHLSKYLKYFYHWVKERKNVIQVICEKLEFGVIPAYNPMDVLEVFDAASIQELEINTRWDIYTLGLLAPGLGQMTNLQKLLFKEICIPLDRPRDLEMEAYCITEFFSQFSKLHKLQHLYLNDVYFLTDRLDQMLRCFESPLETLAITHCRLSESDMRYLSQCPSIHQLKHLDLSGVTFILSHPFLGSLLERLTATLQTLKLKGCMLMDWQISDLLPVLSQCSQLTEVDFVKNFLSMGILKKLLQHTANLTQLTLEKYPAPYEVYDDNDSVILDRFVQLCSELMDTLNCVRQSKQVYFVSKMYSYCWNFCIYNFVGNI, encoded by the exons ATGAGCTTTAAGGACCTACCAACACTCCAGCAGCTGGCAAGAAGAAGCCTGCTGAAAGATGAAGCCTTGACCATCTCTGCTCTGCAGAACCTGCCCTTGCAGTTCTTCCCACCACTCTTCAAGGATGCGTTCACCAGCAAAAGACCTAACATCCTGAGGCGGATGGTGGCAGCATGGCCCTTCCCATGCCTTCCTGTGGGAGCCCTGATGGAGACTCCTCACCTGGAGACCCTGAAAGCTGTGCTTGATGGCCTTGATTTGCTAATGTCACAAAAGGATCGACCTAG NAGGTGGAACCTACAAGTGCTTGATTTGGGAGATGCCCACAAGGACTTCTGGGATGGTTGGGCTGGATTGCTTCATGAAGTTTTCTCTCAAGACGAATTTGGCAAGAACCAACCAATGGGAAATCATCCCATCCTAGGGGAGAAACAGACCATGATTATAAAGATGAACCTTTCCCTCATGTCCCGCCATCTCTCCAAatacctaaaatatttttatcattgggTCAAGGAGAGAAAAAATGTGATACAGGTGATCTGTGAGAAGTTGGAGTTTGGGGTCATTCCTGCCTATAACCCAATGGATGTCTTGGAGGTTTTTGATGCAGCTTCAATCCAGGAATTGGAAATAAACACACGCTGGGATATATATACCCTTGGATTGCTAGCGCCTGGCCTGGGTCAGATGACAAACCTCCAGAAACTACTTTTCAAGGAAATCTGCATACCTTTGGATAGGCCTAGGGACCTAGAGATGGAAGCCTATTGTATTACAGAGTTCTTTTCCCAGTTCTCCAAACTGCATAAGCTCCAGCATCTCTACTTGAATGATGTCTACTTCCTGACTGATCGCCTGGACCAAATGCTCAG gtGCTTTGAGAGTCCATTAGAGACTCTTGCTATCACTCACTGCAGACTCTCAGAATCAGATATGAGGTACCTGTCCCAGTGTCCAAGCATCCACCAGCTCAAACACCTGGACCTGAGTGGTGTCACCTTCATTTTAAGTCATCCATTCCTAGGAAGCCTGCTAGAAAGACTGACAGCTACTCTGCAGACATTAAAATTGAAGGGCTgtatgctcatggactggcaaaTCAGTGACCTCCTGCCTGTGCTAAGCCAGTGCTCCCAGCTCACTGAAGTCGATTTTGTGAAGAACTTCTTGTCCATGGGCATCCTGAAGAAGCTGCTACAGCATACTGCCAACCTCACACAGCTGACCCTGGAGAAGTACCCTGCCCCTTATGAGGTCTATGATGACAATGATAGTGTTATTCTGGACAGATTTGTACAGCTTTGTTCTGAGCTTATGGACACACTTAATTGTGTAAGGCAGTCAAAGCAGGTCTACTTTGTGAGTAAGATGTATTCATATTGTTGGAATTTCTGTATCTACAATTTTGTTGGGAATATATAA